From Corvus cornix cornix isolate S_Up_H32 chromosome 17, ASM73873v5, whole genome shotgun sequence, the proteins below share one genomic window:
- the ATP6V1G1 gene encoding V-type proton ATPase subunit G 1 encodes MASQSQGIQQLLQAEKRAAEKVAEARKRKNRRLKQAKEEAQAEIEQYRLQREKEFKAKEAAALGSHGSCTTEVEKETQEKMSVIQQNFQKNREVVMSQLLSLVCDIKPEIHVNYRING; translated from the exons ATGGCGAGCCAGTCGCAGGgcatccagcagctgctgcaggccGAGAAACGCGCCGCCGAGAAGGTGGCCGAAGCCCGCAAGA ggaagaacCGGAGGCTGAAGCAGGCCAAGGAGGAAGCCCAGGCAGAGATCGAGCAGTACCGCCTGCAGCGGGAGAAGGAGTTCAAGGCCAAGGAGGCAGCG GCCCTTGGCTCCCATGGCAGCTGCACCACTGAAGTTGAGAAGGAGACTCAGGAAAAGATGAGCGTAATCCAGCAGAACTTCCAGAAGAACCGGGAGGTGGTGAtgtcccagctgctgtcactggtGTGTGACATCAAACCCGAGATCCATGTGAATTACCGCATCAATGGGTag